The following nucleotide sequence is from Oreochromis niloticus isolate F11D_XX linkage group LG9, O_niloticus_UMD_NMBU, whole genome shotgun sequence.
AGGCGTACCCAATCGCTGAAGAGCCTCAGCTCATGTGACAAGCCAATCTGGACGGATGCGGGGCTGCGGGACAAGACGACGTCAGTGTCCCAGTTAGTggccaggtaaaaaaaaaaagcatcagtcTCTCTGTATCTGTGCCAACTAAAGTCCACCCCTCTAATCTACATGTAGGTCATTAGTGACATCAAATCATTAAtgtggtgtttgtgtttgtgacagATATCAAACTTCAGTAAAAGGGAGCAAATCCATTCAAGGACCCTCAGTAGATAATGATGACAGAAAGCCAAACCAGGTGCTAAAAGAGGTAACTTCTGATTTTTTAGCTGTTTATCCAGTTAATGAAAAGCATCAATGGCATGGCAGGAAAAAGAATAATCACAGTTGCTGGATTTACACACGCTTCCCTCCCTTGTGTATCCTTTTCAGATAACGCCATCTCGACTGGAAAGTAGAGTGGCTGATCTGGAGTCTCTGATGAGGAGAAACAGCGAGAAGGAAAAGTCTCGAGCCAAAACCAATTTGACCCGCAGCAAATCAATGAGCAGCCTTAAAGGCAGCACAGGGTCCATAGAGGCCTTGAGAGCTCTGTTTGAGTCAAAGGCCTCTCTTAAAAACAATAGACAGAGCAGCCTTAGAGCTGCAGACTTCACATCAAATTACACGGCAGATGTGTCAAAGATGAACGGAGATGTTGAGGATGTACAGATCACTGCGGAGGCACAGGAAACGGAAACGTGGCCTGATAAAACTGATGTGAAGGATGATCGTGTAACTCgaaaggtaaatacaacctcatTATTACTATAAGAATCCCTAATAGACCCACAGTTAGTTTAAAGGGtaaacatttttaatacttACCAATGAAAGCATATGTCAAAAATATCAGTTTTTAATGTATATGTAAATACAGCAAAGATTTCTTCCTTTCTGAAGTGTAAAGATGCAAAAACAAAGCTTTCACTGATTTCGCTCCAGAAATTCCAGCTTCAGTCATCTTGAAGTATTTCACGCCAGCACCTTTTCAGTGTCAGATGCTGCCGCGAAATACTTTAAGAAACTGAAGCTGGAACTTTTGGGGTGAATTTTTGTGTGGAGGTGAGTGGCATTTGTGACAGAAAGTTAGTAGCTAGAGTGGAAAAGAAGGTTTACAgagtggcagggaaaaaaaactggagCTGGAGGTGGCAAAACTGAAGATGCTAAGACTTTCATTGGGAGTGGTCAAGGTGGACAGGTTAAGCATTTTGGAAACAAGTTAGGGAGACAAGGCTGaggtggtttggacatgtgcagaagaCCCCACCAAAGATTCATGGATGCAGTGAAGGATGAGATGCAGAAGGAtgttagagatagggtgagaaccCTAAAAGGAGCagccagaagaagaagaagaaaaagacacaTGCATTCAGAATTTGCCAACATTTGGTGGACTCCATTCTCTCTCCTAGCTGCACAGCGTTTCCCTTGCCAATAACTACCACACACACTAATGAATGCTTACTTCTTTCTCATTCATATAACAGCTTATTTTTTTCTAGTGATGCTTAGATTTTTCATGCAACTGTACTGACACATAGAAACTATGATGCACAATAAGTTTACTTAGCAGCAGTGatgttttattgtttctctCTATAGGAAGTAAATCAGACCCGGATAGAGAGGAGAAGAACAATAGGGGGTATTGATTTTGAAAAAATTGCAACATCTCAAGCTGGTGAGTATCTTCTTTCTAGCTCAGCAAAGCTTTCTCTGTGTCAACCTGAATATCATATTACCCTGCCTgacaaaatgaatgtttttttaaagcattcagAATAATAGATGCACTTTTCTAAGATTAAAGGATTATCTCTTTGAGAAGTTATCAGCAGAGCtcagattaaaactttttaCAGTTTGATTAGGGATACGTGAGTAGCAACATAAACAAACAACGCGAGTTCATGTCATAAATTACACGATGCAATAATGAAAGCAGCTACAGCGAGCTTCAAAGTGCAAGCTTCCAGGTAAAAGACCAGCTGATAAAACCGGGAAATACCGAGAAATACCGCGCCTTGATTTAGGTAATGAGTAAACAGTAAACTATGATGAATATGGTTTGGTTCTATAAATTCAGGGTCAAATAACAAAGACGCTGAAGACGATTCAGCTTAAGATGAAAATatcagaaagaaaataaacatatgTGGCTCTTTCAAAAAAATTTGTTCTGAAAGAAACATCCTCTggcacaaaaacataaaaaaattaaacaaagacGTTAGACGTGCCTTGGAGAGCTGTCTTCAGTGAGTTCGGTCAAAGCTTTGGATGACTCAACTTGGTGTAGGAATAGTAAGCCACTCCACAACCGGACAGAAATAGCTGGTGTGCTACAAGACCAGAATAAGTGCAAGAGGGTGAAAGGGTCAGCTGTTTCCTGGAGAGGAATGGACAGAAAGAAGGAGCGAGTGGCAGAGGCTCCATGACACgacacaaaccaacaaacaactAAAGTTTGGAAGAAACCAAGAAGATAGGGAGGAAGGAACTGGGaatatttcttcttctgtgagTAGAGATTTGTATTTTGAAGGAAAGGAGTGGCACATGCTCTTAAAGAAGCCTACACGTTTAAACCCGTGAAGCTTAATACAGTACGTATGGTAGAAGGTGAAAACTAATAGCTATTATTCACATTTTTAACAGTTGCCCAAATCTGGAAATATTAGTAGCTATTAGTAATACTTAGTATTAGTTAACTGATACTGCAAGaaaactgaaatactgcaatgagttttatgtttcttcttctttggttgcAGAAccttttttgctgtgttttccgGCTTGTGGACGCATGATTTCATAAAGTATCTGTACTTACATAAACAGCTTTGAGACATGTCTGTTTACCTTTGAACTTCGATGCTTAGTCAACCGTTGTTGCAGTGACTTGCCTGTTTTTAACTAGTATGCGTGTCAGCAGAGTCGGGTATCTCTCCTGCTCCACAACAAGCGGTACATTTATAACTCGGCCACATGACAGCTGTTAAATATCAGCTTCGAAAGTGCTGGACCCCGAATTGGGACCTGTGTTATTAACAAACAGCACGAGCCGTTTGTTAATAACACAGACGTCAGCCGTATGTTGTTAAACGAGCCGCGACTTATTTCCAATCTGGCTGCGTGGCGATGATGGCGATGATGAAAATGTCACGAGACAACCCTGATCGGGCCAGTTTGACTTCTAAACAGAGCCGTGACAAAATTCGACATTAAAGCTGCCGTGTCTGATGTCTCTGCAGATGAAAAGAGGAGGTCAGCTGCAGACTTCAGAGACAGCTCTTTCATCCAAGCCAAGGAGAAACTTTCTGTCTCGGTGAAAGCAATATCAGCTCTCTATCTGTCCAAAGTGGGAACCAAGGAATCAGCAAACAGTCCTGTAAAATTGGTACATGACAGCTTACTTGTTACATCTCCCCTTCTTTTTAGTTCAGCGTAAACTATATCAATTAAACTTGTTTAAAGTTTACACACTGAAAGAATTATCTCTGAGATTTTTATGCAaggtataaaaaaaatctaaataatttTTTGGCAATGAAAGTAAAGAGTTGAAAGTTTATTCCACCAGCCTTTATAGTGTAGATTTTCAGCTACACATTGAAGTTTGTTATCTATATGTCATTATAATATATCATCAATTAATTAGTGATAAGGGAATTTCTGGCAGCAGCCAAACAATAATGCtgatgtaatttatttatttattttattatttctttgcaGGAACGAGAAGCGTCACGTGAGTTTGGGAAAAGAGTAAACCAAATCAAGGTAAAGTGCAATGTCACTATGGTGTTGCATGATGTTGTGATTGATGCACGTTGCTCTGTGCACACTGGATTTGCACAGCGAGCAGTATCGTGTTCCCTTTGGCTCAAAAATCCAAAATATGCTGCTTACctgcaaaataaagaaacagaTTCGCTTCACAGACTTCCTCACGCTTTTATTTTACTCATTTTGTGGTTGCATCTATGGTTGTACTTGCTGGTTGCTTTGGAGTTCAGCTAACCAGCTAACATGTGGCATGAGGAAAACAAATCACCTGGCATGGCTCTTATCCTGTGAGTAGGTGTGACTGCTCTGGAGCATGAATTTCTCTGAATGGATGAAACAGTAAGAAACATTCCTTTGTTCTTCTAAGATGTCAGAAGACTCAAGTGTCCAAGAAAGGAAAGAGGACTTACCATTACCTCCTTCAGCCAGACATCAACCAGAACTAGAAGAAATCTGTAGGACTAATTCTCCTCAACCTATTCCGCCCCAGCTTTCCAAAGAAATGTTATACCAACAGAGGCAGAAATGTGAGCTGAGGCGTCTCCTGAAGCACACCCATCCAGAGCTGAAGATGCTGGATGATGTTGTGGATGAAGAGCTTGCTGAAGTTTTGAGCTCAGAGAGGATGACAGCTGACGAAACTGGATACGAAGGAGAGGTCCTTTCGAAACGCTTGATATTTGAGAACTGTGGCTCGAGTAACAAAGTGTCTCACTACACCCCCAAGATTCACATGGCAGGGGGAAGTGAGAAACAATGTGATTTTAGTAAAACGCTGGCTGTTTTGGAGGAAACAAAAGAAACGCCTCGTGCAGAAAGTGCTAAAGAGGCTATGGAAGCTGTAAAATCTCTTGGTATTAGTCCAGACACTGACAGAGAGTGTGAGGATTTGACGGTCAGAATAGACGTTCAGGCTACCAGAAGAATATTTGAGAGTCAGTCTGTGAACATGTCTGGGCCGAATCTGGGTAAAACGTTCCAGGGAAAGGTTTCTATTAATGGGGATGAGACAAAGgaagtccaaaaacaaaaaaagctattTGAAATGGCTTGCAGTGAGAGTAtacaaagaacaaacaaaagcacaagcaaTGATTTAGAAATAGAGCCCCGTGAACAGCCATGTCCTCATGTCAGTCAAAGAACTGAACATGACTTCTCATGTAACGATGAGTTTTCCACTGAGGAAGCACTCTTTGAAGAGGAGTCTATAAGCTTATCCGATTtggaaaaaaatgatgaaattaTTAAAACAAGGGCAGCTCTTTTTCAAAACAACCCCTTTATCTCCGCCAACATACAGAGAGAGCCCTCCGTTGTGCATACATCAAAAACTCAAATCATAAGCGGTAGTGGTGCAAGTGAGGACAACACGACCACCAATGTTAAAAACAGAACCCATCTTTTTGAATCAATGCCATTTGACAAAATCAGACATCAGAACGAGGATGAAATTGAGACAATGGTGGAGAACATCAAGGAAACGCTGAATTTCCTGTACCAGATTAGAGTCATCCAATCGGTTGGCTCTATCATTGAGGTCAATGAGACAATGATTGCTAAAAAAGCTAAGTTTACACTATCAGAGAGTGGGCCTGAGATAAAACATGACGAGGTGGCTGAAGGCGGTGCGCAAAACTTCATACTCCAGTTGCTACCACGGGTAAACCTAAAAGCTCAGGTCACTTACCTAAAGGAGGACAGCAAAGGGGGTATCGAGACCATGGCGGTGACGGCGCCTGTTCAACAGCATCAGTTCAATGCGAACAAGGACACGGAGTTCAGAACTGCCAGTGTGGTTCAGCTTGTTGAGGATATTCTCAATCAAGATAACTCTTTGAGAAAAGGAGTGGTAATCCAAGAGGATGACAACAACTGTGCCAAAGTCATTGTTTACTCCCTCTACAAATACCATAATGAGAAGGATGTGAAGAGCTTCGTCCCTCCAAAATGTGCTGAATGTGATCAATCAGAGCTGGAAAGGGGTGACATGAGTAAAACAGGCcataaagaaataacaaaagtTGCTACTAAGTCAGTCAAAGGTGATCTACTTGAACTCTCTCAAGAACAAACATGCCCAGGATCAATAACACCTGAAGGGAAAGTAAAGGGGAGTGTAAAACTATTCAAAAGCTGCATTGAAAAGGGAGATTTTGAGTATTTAAAAAGTCTTCAGGCTGAGGAAGCAGTTCAAGAACTCCCTGAAAGCCAAACTATGGCTGGACAGGAAGTTCTTCATGAAAAGGAAAGTGATCAAGTGGAGGAAACTACTGAGTGGGTACCCGTGGATGTAAAGAGACTTAAAAGCCTGTTCTCTGGAGACCCGAGTCAACACCAACCAAAGAAAAAGATCCACAAAAATATATACGCAGGTCAAAATGTTTCTACAGAATGCAGTTCTGGGGTATTATCTCATGTGCAGGAAAATAATGCAAGCAGTGAATGTACTGATGAAGCACAAGAGCAAGCACGTTATCCCAAAGTTGCGACGCAGGAGTCCTATGAAAATTTTGAGAGACAAGATCACGAGCTTGGTGCCCACGAAGCTCAATTAGTCGAGGTGGTAGATGGGAACGAAGAGATCTGTAACCTCAATACTGCAATCCAAAGTCTCCAACAGGCCACAAGTGAGGCCAAGTCACTGTATCAGTcatcacaagaaaaacaaaaagctatTACTCAGGAATCATCTGAGGAACTCTTTCCCTCGGTTACAGCAGATACTGTGAAACGCTCAAGAGTAGAAGAAGAATTTTCTCAAGAAAACTTCACCTCAGCACGTAAAACAGATTACCAGCACAAAAATATTAAGACAAGCCACAAAGATGCTACTCCTGAGGAAACACACGCTCCTGAATCGTGCAGCAACAAAGGTCAGGAAGGTGCAGGGGGGGCGCAGAAACAACCTTTAGAAACTCCTATGGTCACTACACAAAGTTTGGAAACAAGTCCTGCACAACAGGAGGATGAGGAAGTTGTTTTTCACGGTAAAATTAAAGCAGCTTTGGAATCCTTAGAAAGATCTAACGTTAATGTCACAAGAGGAGATTTTAAAGCAGCTATGATATACAGAAACTCTTCAAAGCCTCACAGAGAAAAAGCACAACACGTGGATGTGGTGTCTATTCAAAGGACCAGTACTGAGGAGCTTTTCACTGTGACTGAAACTGAAGCAAGTCAAATATCAGTGAAACAAGAGGCAACTGGAGCAAATCCAGAGCCTCCacaccaaaacaaaacccagaGTAACCCAGCAACGAGACGTGTTttagagaaaagcaaaaagccTACTGGTCCAAAACCAGCCATTCCACCTAAACCAGAACATCTGAAGGAGAAACAAAGCAATAACGAGTCAACCCAAAATAATACTGGGCAATCTAAAGAAATGGTTCCAACACTGATTTTATCTGAGAATAATTCTGAGCAAGACCTGACTAAATTTAAAAGTGGCACATGCATAACATCTGATTCAGTTCAAGGTCATCAAACAAATCAGCCTTTGGGTGAGGCTATGTGGATATCTCAGGAAACTAAAGTCAGACATGGAATCCAAGGTGATAAGAAAGAAACTGATAACATAGATAAGAATATTATTGTTGGACAACAGCAGATGAATGTCAAGGCGGAGGAGAAAAGAACCCAGGATTTAGCAGCCAAAAGTGATACGAGTGAAACAGATGAAAGTCACATAGATTTCCATGAAGCATTTGAGAAATTTGGAGGTAAAAAGACAAAGACTGCCCCTGTAAAGCCCAAAAGACTGAAATTCCCCCAACCAGACAACAAAAACCTAAAACCAGTGGCTGGAAATAAAGAAATGTCTGTTCTTGCACATGTGGATCCAGATGTGGTAGAAATTACAAGCAATCAATCATGTGACACCTGTGGAGAAACCGCTGACAGCCAAGACAAGCATGAGAAAGAGATCAAGAAGCAAGAAAGCAAAGTCGAGATGAGGGAAAAGAAAGGGCGAACTGAGACTGAGGACGAGTGCCGACAGCGACTGTCAGTTCACATGGATGAGATCGTGAGAGGGAACATACCAGCAGCAATGGAAATATTTGACAACTTACGAAAACAGCAGGAACTGCAGAGCTTTCTGAGCCGAGTTGAAGAAATTGAAAAAGACACAAGTGAGGTTGATGTAAGGTCTCTGAGGAGAGTATTTGAGAACGTCCCCGATTGGGTTGTCGGCtctgacaaaaagaaacaaaacaaggtCAGAGCTGACAACAAAGACGAAAGGTTGCCAGTATCAAGAGAAAACGCTGAAAGCAAGTCATCGATGGCACACGTTTTTGGAGATCTTGAGCGAGCGAGTGTGGAAATCACGACTCTTAAAGAGCAGACTTTAGCCAGAATCCTCGATGTAGAGGAAGCCATAAAGAAGGCACTTTATTCCGTCTCTACACTGAAATCTGACTCAGATATTGCTGGTTTATCACGTCTGTTCAAAGAATCTTTTGGGGGTGTACAAGGATCCCCATCCTCTGGCGGTGTTAATAAAATTAGCATTGGGTCAAGCAGAACAAAGTCACTGAAAAGTGCTACCATGCAGGGAAACACAACTAATTCAGCTGGGCAAGATATGAGCACTGATGAAGCCTCCATCAGTGCTCCATCTTCACCTGCGTTTATCACTATCCAATCAGCAGCTAGAAAGACAGATAAAACTGACCTGGCACCACCAGAAGCTTTGATCTGCCCGACATGCCAGCAGAGCCAAAAGCTGGAGGAGACTTTTCGGACGACAAAGACACTGATCTGCAACAACCCTGCTCAAAACAGAAATGACCCAGGAAAAGCAGAACAATCCACCTCCACCCCACTCAGTCCTCGACAGCTCAGCGTGCTCGAGGTTCAGACAGACTGTGATGGGAACAGTATCACAGGAACAAAAACAGTCACCGACAAACATGAGAAGACCAAACGATCTGGGACAAAGTTTTACTCTTCCAAGACTTCCACTGTGGTCAACTCTCAGCCAGAAACAGTGACATCATCCACAAGGCAGGTCGTAGTCAGTCCATCTACAATTCAGGTCACCACAGACCCAGAAGTGAAGCTGCCAGTCAATCAGACTGATAACTTGGTGCCCAAATAGGAGCACGTTGGCAGCGTTTTACCCGTTCGTTATGTGAAAGCTGTCACATATATGACTGTGTATGAAAAGAGATCAATTACAAGGCTTaaagttttgggttttttgtttcttcataagtttttttttaatttccttatTTAAGCCTTTGTGTCTATTTTGATCTTAAATATTGTCTTTGATTTGCATTTcaaagtaaaaatatatatttgatttCCACTTCTCATTTCACTGTGGTTTACTATAAATGcttttggttttaaaaaaaacttttccacTAAGGTCAGtcttgctgtttttttcttcagtttcaaCCAGCTTCTCGAGAGATGTGCTCAGCATGTCTAAAGCCAGTCTATcagatggaaaaaataactgcagacaaatacatttttcacaAAGCGTGCTTCTGCTGCAAACATTGCAAGAAAAAATTAAGGTGGGATGTTGGACttctacaaaaaaaatcacctgcAACTGTGATTCCTCTTGTCTGATGGATTAGtgtctttgtcctttttttaaactttatattgtttatatatatatatatataactttcCAGCTTTATAACTTTATAACTGTAAGTAGATATGTTAGATATGTAAATATCTAGCATATCTAATATGCATTACAaaattgaaatattaaaaaaaaacaacatactaaactataaatgtaaaaactggaTACTTATGTATTGTGATCTGCAGATATGTGATGCAGCATGTAAAAAGTTGGCCAAAATGCAACTACACACAAACCAggcaagcaaaaaataaaagaaacaaacacccAGACTTTCCCATATTTCCAGTGTTtgttatcttaactgcactgtCTGCACATATCTCTGAAAACTATGTCGGGGAAATGTAGTTTTATTAAATGTCTTCTGATGCATAAACTGTAAATATACAACACACTGTTTTTCcccaaatcctcattcaacaaGAGGAGacatgaggagaaaaaaacaagctcACTGCAGTTCAGCCACAAACAGGCCGGGGTGTGTCAGAAAGTCTTAGTGGCTCTGGTGACTTTTCCATATTTAGCCTGTGCTGATAAGACTGTTGGTTTGTGATCAATCAACAGTTTTTTGTAAATCTAGTGGAGTTTTCATCAGAAGCTTAACATGCtacaaatgatgtgtttatcCATTTGCATCATTACTAAGCCACAATAATTCAAATAATGAACTCCGTTCATTTTGACTTTGTCGGGTTAAAAAGTcgtcaaaaaaaataaacaaagatagattaaatctgttttttgtgTGCTAATGtagaatttttgaaattttagaAAACTTAAAGACTTTAGACTTTTTGCATGCTACATCATATATATCAGTCTGCTCTGTGTCACTGTGATGATGATTAACTGATCTTTGTTCATGTGCTCTTATAGTCGGCATTATTTTAGACTTCTCTCATCTCCCGAAAGCATTCACAAAGCTGAGAGCTAACTT
It contains:
- the LOC100711537 gene encoding xin actin-binding repeat-containing protein 1 isoform X1 — protein: MEWKSNIRRTQSLKSLSSCDKPIWTDAGLRDKTTSVSQLVARYQTSVKGSKSIQGPSVDNDDRKPNQVLKEITPSRLESRVADLESLMRRNSEKEKSRAKTNLTRSKSMSSLKGSTGSIEALRALFESKASLKNNRQSSLRAADFTSNYTADVSKMNGDVEDVQITAEAQETETWPDKTDVKDDRVTRKEVNQTRIERRRTIGGIDFEKIATSQADEKRRSAADFRDSSFIQAKEKLSVSVKAISALYLSKVGTKESANSPVKLEREASREFGKRVNQIKMSEDSSVQERKEDLPLPPSARHQPELEEICRTNSPQPIPPQLSKEMLYQQRQKCELRRLLKHTHPELKMLDDVVDEELAEVLSSERMTADETGYEGEVLSKRLIFENCGSSNKVSHYTPKIHMAGGSEKQCDFSKTLAVLEETKETPRAESAKEAMEAVKSLGISPDTDRECEDLTVRIDVQATRRIFESQSVNMSGPNLGKTFQGKVSINGDETKEVQKQKKLFEMACSESIQRTNKSTSNDLEIEPREQPCPHVSQRTEHDFSCNDEFSTEEALFEEESISLSDLEKNDEIIKTRAALFQNNPFISANIQREPSVVHTSKTQIISGSGASEDNTTTNVKNRTHLFESMPFDKIRHQNEDEIETMVENIKETLNFLYQIRVIQSVGSIIEVNETMIAKKAKFTLSESGPEIKHDEVAEGGAQNFILQLLPRVNLKAQVTYLKEDSKGGIETMAVTAPVQQHQFNANKDTEFRTASVVQLVEDILNQDNSLRKGVVIQEDDNNCAKVIVYSLYKYHNEKDVKSFVPPKCAECDQSELERGDMSKTGHKEITKVATKSVKGDLLELSQEQTCPGSITPEGKVKGSVKLFKSCIEKGDFEYLKSLQAEEAVQELPESQTMAGQEVLHEKESDQVEETTEWVPVDVKRLKSLFSGDPSQHQPKKKIHKNIYAGQNVSTECSSGVLSHVQENNASSECTDEAQEQARYPKVATQESYENFERQDHELGAHEAQLVEVVDGNEEICNLNTAIQSLQQATSEAKSLYQSSQEKQKAITQESSEELFPSVTADTVKRSRVEEEFSQENFTSARKTDYQHKNIKTSHKDATPEETHAPESCSNKGQEGAGGAQKQPLETPMVTTQSLETSPAQQEDEEVVFHGKIKAALESLERSNVNVTRGDFKAAMIYRNSSKPHREKAQHVDVVSIQRTSTEELFTVTETEASQISVKQEATGANPEPPHQNKTQSNPATRRVLEKSKKPTGPKPAIPPKPEHLKEKQSNNESTQNNTGQSKEMVPTLILSENNSEQDLTKFKSGTCITSDSVQGHQTNQPLGEAMWISQETKVRHGIQGDKKETDNIDKNIIVGQQQMNVKAEEKRTQDLAAKSDTSETDESHIDFHEAFEKFGGKKTKTAPVKPKRLKFPQPDNKNLKPVAGNKEMSVLAHVDPDVVEITSNQSCDTCGETADSQDKHEKEIKKQESKVEMREKKGRTETEDECRQRLSVHMDEIVRGNIPAAMEIFDNLRKQQELQSFLSRVEEIEKDTSEVDVRSLRRVFENVPDWVVGSDKKKQNKVRADNKDERLPVSRENAESKSSMAHVFGDLERASVEITTLKEQTLARILDVEEAIKKALYSVSTLKSDSDIAGLSRLFKESFGGVQGSPSSGGVNKISIGSSRTKSLKSATMQGNTTNSAGQDMSTDEASISAPSSPAFITIQSAARKTDKTDLAPPEALICPTCQQSQKLEETFRTTKTLICNNPAQNRNDPGKAEQSTSTPLSPRQLSVLEVQTDCDGNSITGTKTVTDKHEKTKRSGTKFYSSKTSTVVNSQPETVTSSTRQVVVSPSTIQVTTDPEVKLPVNQTDNLVPK
- the LOC100711537 gene encoding LIM domain and actin-binding protein 1 isoform X3, translating into MEWKSNIRRTQSLKSLSSCDKPIWTDAGLRDKTTSVSQLVARYQTSVKGSKSIQGPSVDNDDRKPNQVLKEITPSRLESRVADLESLMRRNSEKEKSRAKTNLTRSKSMSSLKGSTGSIEALRALFESKASLKNNRQSSLRAADFTSNYTADVSKMNGDVEDVQITAEAQETETWPDKTDVKDDRVTRKEVNQTRIERRRTIGGIDFEKIATSQADEKRRSAADFRDSSFIQAKEKLSVSVKAISALYLSKVGTKESANSPVKLEREASREFGKRVNQIKFQPASREMCSACLKPVYQMEKITADKYIFHKACFCCKHCKKKLSMYSYAPLNGEFYCIFHYQQLFRRKGNYDEGFGHAQHKDRWLLKNAADLVHDESEA
- the LOC100711537 gene encoding xin actin-binding repeat-containing protein 1 isoform X2, whose amino-acid sequence is MSEDSSVQERKEDLPLPPSARHQPELEEICRTNSPQPIPPQLSKEMLYQQRQKCELRRLLKHTHPELKMLDDVVDEELAEVLSSERMTADETGYEGEVLSKRLIFENCGSSNKVSHYTPKIHMAGGSEKQCDFSKTLAVLEETKETPRAESAKEAMEAVKSLGISPDTDRECEDLTVRIDVQATRRIFESQSVNMSGPNLGKTFQGKVSINGDETKEVQKQKKLFEMACSESIQRTNKSTSNDLEIEPREQPCPHVSQRTEHDFSCNDEFSTEEALFEEESISLSDLEKNDEIIKTRAALFQNNPFISANIQREPSVVHTSKTQIISGSGASEDNTTTNVKNRTHLFESMPFDKIRHQNEDEIETMVENIKETLNFLYQIRVIQSVGSIIEVNETMIAKKAKFTLSESGPEIKHDEVAEGGAQNFILQLLPRVNLKAQVTYLKEDSKGGIETMAVTAPVQQHQFNANKDTEFRTASVVQLVEDILNQDNSLRKGVVIQEDDNNCAKVIVYSLYKYHNEKDVKSFVPPKCAECDQSELERGDMSKTGHKEITKVATKSVKGDLLELSQEQTCPGSITPEGKVKGSVKLFKSCIEKGDFEYLKSLQAEEAVQELPESQTMAGQEVLHEKESDQVEETTEWVPVDVKRLKSLFSGDPSQHQPKKKIHKNIYAGQNVSTECSSGVLSHVQENNASSECTDEAQEQARYPKVATQESYENFERQDHELGAHEAQLVEVVDGNEEICNLNTAIQSLQQATSEAKSLYQSSQEKQKAITQESSEELFPSVTADTVKRSRVEEEFSQENFTSARKTDYQHKNIKTSHKDATPEETHAPESCSNKGQEGAGGAQKQPLETPMVTTQSLETSPAQQEDEEVVFHGKIKAALESLERSNVNVTRGDFKAAMIYRNSSKPHREKAQHVDVVSIQRTSTEELFTVTETEASQISVKQEATGANPEPPHQNKTQSNPATRRVLEKSKKPTGPKPAIPPKPEHLKEKQSNNESTQNNTGQSKEMVPTLILSENNSEQDLTKFKSGTCITSDSVQGHQTNQPLGEAMWISQETKVRHGIQGDKKETDNIDKNIIVGQQQMNVKAEEKRTQDLAAKSDTSETDESHIDFHEAFEKFGGKKTKTAPVKPKRLKFPQPDNKNLKPVAGNKEMSVLAHVDPDVVEITSNQSCDTCGETADSQDKHEKEIKKQESKVEMREKKGRTETEDECRQRLSVHMDEIVRGNIPAAMEIFDNLRKQQELQSFLSRVEEIEKDTSEVDVRSLRRVFENVPDWVVGSDKKKQNKVRADNKDERLPVSRENAESKSSMAHVFGDLERASVEITTLKEQTLARILDVEEAIKKALYSVSTLKSDSDIAGLSRLFKESFGGVQGSPSSGGVNKISIGSSRTKSLKSATMQGNTTNSAGQDMSTDEASISAPSSPAFITIQSAARKTDKTDLAPPEALICPTCQQSQKLEETFRTTKTLICNNPAQNRNDPGKAEQSTSTPLSPRQLSVLEVQTDCDGNSITGTKTVTDKHEKTKRSGTKFYSSKTSTVVNSQPETVTSSTRQVVVSPSTIQVTTDPEVKLPVNQTDNLVPK